TCCGTAGTGTTCAACTTATAAAACCAAGAATGCAGCGAGTAcatcaagaaaaaataatattaaaattaaagtgttCCGATAGCTTAAATTATCACAGAATGTAATGTTTATTATACGAAGATTCTCGAGCGTCAGAAAAAAGATGCTTGAAATGTTTGTATACAATGCATTTGAAGAATAAACTTCTAATGGAAGaatgtttgtttaattttgttttgcgCTCCTTAAATTGCACACCGACTCTGATTGGTCCTTTTGATATTGCGTTTTTCAATCCAATTTAGCTTTTCAGTTTCCTAAAATCAATATTTAGAAGTTACATGTAATTATGGACATAGATGTAACATGCATATAACAGCAAAAtacataattgaattttattgagatgtcataatttttagaaattctgTTCTAGGTGCAATTACATCTCATACAAAGTATTTTAAGGATATAAGAAACGCTCGCTTAGAGCGTTATGCATATGAAACGAATAAACTACTTAtaagattagataaattattaaataacttacCATCAGATCCTGTCGATAGAAAAGGTAAggaagtatataaaatagaattgaaCATTTACGCaccctagtagcattttctgcaggatagaatctgcgtgcagttaattgcagtagaattgaatcagatgtgcagaagattattcccaatacagccatgctggcagattgctagcagactgcttcaatattTGTGCACTATACTTGTGTACGAATTGTTTGCAGAAACTTGATACAaatattgagctatcttgaaACAGATTCTTCCCGCAACTGCAGTCTGTAAACAGTCTAGCAAAGTTCTTTAGTAGAGTGACATAAGACTTTTTCAACAGAAGTAGCGTGCAGATATTTTACAGATCTTGTTCAAATATGATCAGCAgatttctgtaaattttttacaacagaaATGGCGCGCAGAACTTGTGCagatattgcacaaatatgatttgcagatttctgcaagtttcttacaacGGAAGTGACGCgcagatattgtacagattcaGCTTAATCAGTGGCAGAAAGATTTGCTGcaaagtttataacaatttcgGAATGAAATGGATTTAATAAGTGAGTGCTCGTGCCACCACTAGGCGGTTACGCCGCGGAAgatctcgtgagtcgagtgcggccacaggcgttatatctaagCGCCGCCGCGACCGACTGTCCAGTTTATACTTCAGTGAGCCATTATATAGAAGCTGCTTGTTATGACCTggagacaaatactcgctctcattcttttcaaacatgatgtttgtgtggaacgctgttccacataaaattttatatttttacatgtaaataacaatttgtattgttatttaatcttgtacataaattaaatgtttaattcaaatttaatctttttttaatccattttaagatTATACtaatattctggtgaaagaattttacaaatcttgcagcagatatgtatacaaatttcttgcaaaaatttgacTGCAaaatctttcagaagaattgaacagaatgaggaagcagattataacgtcctgttggcagaatctttcaagaatctgctgcaagatttacagcagtcttgcagaaaattgctactaggtCATAACATAACTAATTTACattatgtgtatattatataaactatGTAAACTGAGTAATGTGTcatttatgtaaacaataatttataaattgaaaattttatcagaaatgatggaaattatatttattggctagtatttttaatttattcttatttcaaaaccaTTTTAAGATACTAATACAGTTCTGTGATTAGTTTACAATAGTACTTAAGACAGTTTTAAGTAATAAGAATCGAACTATAAGTACCAgccattgttttttaatttttaatattactaattgtTAGTATATATCGGGAAGCATCCATTTggacacaaaccactcacaacgcttgaacagaagaaaattACTAGGCACCACCcactgtgattggctgtgtctaattgtactgtgtccaaatggatgctctctccctcccctccttccccctctctctttccacACACAGACATACCTAacacaaacatatatatatatatatatatatcattgaattttatatacaattaatgtgtaatgtaaatgaaaatttttacagCTCATGAACGCACTATTGTACCATGGATTGATGAAAAAGATGTGAAATTGTGTCCCAATTGCGCTAAGAGTTTTCATTTGGCAAGACGAAAACATCACTGTAGATTATGTGGGGCAGTTATGTGCCATAATTGTACAGTATTTTTGTCGCTGAATAATGCACGTATGTATAACATACGTACAGTGTTGCGcctagataatttaaaatttaactaaataaaaactaaataaaactaaataaaataaattacatgtaaataattatatatatcttagacaagataaagatgatttaatattaaattatctagataaaagataaatatatagttttatccagataattttcaaataatatcgTTATTAGCAAAACAACTTACGACatgaaatatgtttatatttttattttttaaaaacaaaagtttttcaaataatttaatctaacaaaaaatattccttgttgaattaaaatcaatatgcaaataaaaatcaaagttaaaaatagaaaaaatttataaatataattcacattatataatgattgacaaaattttttgtaaattttcaaatttatagttttgggacaatttttatattgcactactGTTGATCTGAACTGcattctaatatatattttagtaatgcCAATACTAAAAATAGTTTACATTATGtatctatagattttcagtactgaatgaattttcagtaataaatttcagaacgcaactcttgaaaaaatttattacgctAAATAATAACTTGGAGGCTGAAGCTAAAGATAactttattttcgttattattcGCATTATCTTAAATCatacgaaaaataatatttcttttatctaagataaagataaagaaaatatgcATAATAATCTAGACaaagataagataaagctaTTTCTTTCTCTAGATGATTGGAAAATCTTAAATAGGATTTTTACAGGAAAAATGACTAGTCCCGTATCGATACAAGATGATTCTGCTGCATCTCCTACGTCAGAACGACTGTTTTCTGAGAGAGTAACACGTACGGGCTTTTCAAAATTAGCGCGATCACCTTCCAACGGCAGTTTGAACAGTATTCTATCGTTGGTCAATGATTCGGCTAGTAGCGAACAACATTTTCGAATTTGTACTCACTGCATAAACCTACTCGATGCGAGAGAAATACAAAAAGCGAAGCAATTCGATAAACCGATTGTTTGTGAGTTCTATGAGAAGATGAGGGAGTACATGAGTGAAGCATCGCAGCATTTAGAAATGTATAACAAAATGTGGGAATCGTTGAAgtacgtaaatttttttatattaaagataatgTTAATCTAACCTTACTTATAACTTATCAATTATAAAACTAGCAGGGTTGAGTAGTACTAATCGCAgttaaaattagtaaagttaaaaagttaataattttgaacttaattaatttcaagtaagttaattttaaattttaagtagttatttttaaaacacacaaactttaacttttttcttaagttataaatttacctatataaaaaaaaatttccacatgaaaacaattatttttttgttatttcacataaacttaatttataaataaaatattaaatttatttgatgttccatattataattgttttgttatttaaggtaatgtaactttaaaaacaGTATGATATTctaatatagtaattaaaaatgaatgttttccaaaattaatttttagtttaaggCGTTACATACACCTAGGTGggtcaaaaaaattgatttttacattttcttgtatGATATCTTAAGACCATTTTCCTGAAGTTGCAATTTTGCaatgtgcaaaaataaaaaaaagttatagcgTTTTAAAAAGATGAGTATTATGGATGCCGGGCGAGCACTACTTGACTTTAAAGGCGTTTTTCTTCTATCAAAAGTGTTTCTCATTGGTATCCAATAATATCTCGAAAACGAGTAGACGGTTCGGACTCGAGTTTTTTTCTACTCATTCAGCATAAAAATACAGTCTTTAGCTGCATTTTGATATACACTGCCAGTATTGAAAAACCTATAGCTCATGTGtaatatagattttcaatactaaCAGTGAATTTCAAAACGCAGCTTATAccatagagattttttttaaatctcaatttctttttacaGCTACAAAAAATCCGATCGATTTTTAAGTGATAATTAacactatattttaaaaatcggcTACAACAAAGATTAGaattatctataaattttaagaattgtatgcatttttatttcaaataaaccgCATAGATGCTACATACCGCTATAGCAGCTAAGATATTAGCATCAAGCATACAGTTATAATAGCTACATGTTTAATGCCAGTgatatttcctttatttttcaatatttttaatttaaaaaattacgttttattcacaaaattttatataagacaTTGGTACGAAACATTGGTACTCTGCTTTGTTACCTCTAATACATTCAGACAAAAATGCATGAATGTAGGGCTATTTTTGATGCTTCTGATTGTAACACCTTAATTTcatcttaatgtaatttttaactgaATTAGTTTTtgttcatacaatttttaattaaattatttttataaattattatgactttataataataataataataataaaagtattaaccTTTGAATACTCTGAAAACcagtatgaaaaaaattatattaaagtgcTAATAAAACTATATTGTAGAGAAGGCGAGACTACATATGGTTTAGAAGATGCGCAATCTTTACGAATCAGATTAGCAAAGTTGGGAGAAAACATAGATGCGACcagtaaaaaaattctagttCTTGGTGTGAAGAAAAACACAGACAATTCGATGCAGGAAGCATTCGGACCAGAGTTAAGGCTATATCAGATGGTTAGAACATCagcaatgatttttttaaaagaagagTTACTAACTCTGCAACCCTTGCCCTCGGCAGAGGAATATGTAGCTTTACAGGAAGAACGGCAGAAAAGAATAGAAGCACGAATAGCGTACGAGCGGCAATTGGAGGAAGAACGAGAGAAACCAAAAGAACCACGCAAGAAAGACACGTGGAATTTGGATAGCAGTTCTTCTTTGAAAATCAATCAGGTAATATATTGATAAACAGGCAAGTAATTAAGGACACGAATTCCAAATTCTAATCACacatttaatatcaaaatcataataaatttaatattctatctattcttttttttaccttcttAGCTTTTTTCACACAATATAATTCAGTGTTGAGCAAAATTTGCTCAATTAATTACGagtaaaaatgtaattcttgattataataaataagtaaaatctttttattaattaaattgtcttaTAACTCTGAAATAGTCCCGAAAACTGCGGAACGCTCGTGATTGGTTCCGCTCTCGTTCCGCGTTACGCTATTTCGCTGCATGGGTTTGCACCTTAACTCTTCGCGCGGCGCTATTCATAACATAACGGAATAAAGCGAGAAATAACATGTCAAAGTTTCAGCTGTGGCATTTGTAAATAAGAGAATTTAGATAAAACAGAATAACAAGATTgctttaaaacttaattattattttgttttagttTTAGTTACTGACTTTAGTATTGTGAGTAGCAGAATAGCATTGATTAAtgtaaattgattaatattgatttGAATATCTGTTTGATGTGACAAATATTGCTTAAATTCGCAATAGTTTGTAAAAagtatatgattaaaaattagtGATTAACGATTTTTTTCAATGATGTTTTAAGACCTTTTGCCAGAGTTCATGATTATACTTGTATTGTATTTATGTTCAATGATTAtacttaacataatttttaattgattagttAAGCGAAAACTTAAGcgattaattatacaaaatcatttcacaattacattgttttaattgattatattaaccATGATCatacattaacaaaatttttgatatcttagttacaaataaattaattgatgttcaacaataaatataatcaatacaagtatttttttaaatgcaatcccatctttaaaagatatctttttctttataaaaaagaaattaaatttgtataatctAAATCTTGGATCTTGTTATAATTGTGCGTATTATCAATACGAATATTATAGTATcatagattaaattaataagcaatttaataattattatccaacaattaataaattatccaATATtcaattatcatattatttgtttacataTCATTAAAAGATGTTTTTCAATAATCAATGTTTATTGGAGACGATTTACAACAATCActgatataaaaatgtatcacCACATACCTTCAATGGCTTTAATGGTCAAATCAGTAAGTCTATAGTACCACGGAATATGGGGGTATCTAGATTTAAATCCTAGCTAAggtgatatttttttgtaatcaatgatttataatattctcTTCCTAAAATGctcattaatcaatattaacatcagtattattaaatcgtttgttaatttaatcaatGATTTTACATATTACAATTTGAGTTTTAAAATCGACAAATAATCAGCACACAGTTTACATGAGCTAggaattatataattcatgaaaaattaaaCACCGAGATTTGCTTTGATCAAAATTAGCATGTTTTTGCTTACGTTTAACATTTTCATcagtcaattaatattaaaatttttaggcACAAGCAATGGTAACTCAATCTCAAGGCTGGGGTCCATCTTATACTACACCCATCATGTCTTCCTCAATGGATCCGATAATCGAACAAATGAGTAATCTTCGCGCATATATCAAGCAAGCGCGCACCGATTGTAAATACGACGAAGTTGCAACATTAGAGAACAATCTTCGAGAACTTCAAAGTGCCTACTTCACTATgaaacaaagtaataataatgacgGATAAACATATTTGAACAGCACATTTCTTATACTTTGGCATGTAAAACGTTGAATTCTTCTATGTGTTATCTATTggtttttgcaaaatatttaataaatccttttcaataaaaatctttGAGCACAAATTATATAGCAAATAGATACACAAATAAAGTGATATAAAAATgtctacaaaatattttaatgaaaagattCCTTATGTATAATtcttatatatgtgtatactcattcatgatattaatatttactctacatttgtttataaatcTTGAAGTTTCTatcatattcttttatatattttttaaattgtaagatTTGCCAAAatgttatacttattttatataaatgtttataaaaaacaaggaaattaatttattcgtgacatttttgataatttattgacaaaagatagacaaaaacattttatttgagtGGAATAAATCTTGAAGAGTGGGTAGCACCAATACCAGGTCTACCATGTTTAACAGGTTTGTATGTAACAGAGAATTCTCCAAGATAATGGCCAATCATTTCTGGTTTGATCTCAACTTGATTAAAAGTTTTGCCATTGTATACACCAACAATTGAACCAACCATTTCTGGCACAATGATCATGTTGCGTAAATGAGTCTTGACAATCTCAGGTTTTTCATTGGGTGGTGTCTCTTTTTTAGCCTTGCGTAGCTTCTTGACGAGAGCCATAGATTTCCTTTTCAAGCCATGAGAAAAGCGCCTACGTGCTCTTGCATGCATCAAATCCATCAGCTGCTCACTGGAAAAATTGttgatatatttctttttttcttatacccatattcaaatattctatttcaaataaataaagaatttatatatctttaaaataatttatctaaaattaaataaattttgttccaCTTCAAATTGATTAGAAAAAGTCTAAAAGTTAGATAACAAAACTAGTATGTACACTGTATCAGTAAACAATCGTCAGTAAACTaacactatttttaaaaaatattaaaataatatttcagaataaattaacatttttagatcctattttcatataaatttgattaaaataattcttatttcaaaatgtattaaacctagttatttttatcttcaatgattggttcaatttcttatttgttcatcAATTGGTGTTTAGCTATTTTAGGAGCTTTCCAGCAAGAGACAAATTGATGAAAGCTGCTTTCCTAGAGAACACATACTGCGTTTGGCAATACAAATCTGAAGCGTCGGTGTGCTCTTTTACCTCGCAAATCGTTCGGCATTATAGGCAATGCCGAACGATTTGCGAGGTAAAAGAGCACTCCGACGCCTCAGATTTGTATTGCCGAACGCAGTAACAATAGACACTTTTAACATAAAGCGACACACTTCACTTTCCATTTACAAACTCAATTGATACTTTTTGACTCTACCCAGGAGAAGAGTCTGAGACTGTTAGAATGTGTCAACTTGTGTCAATTTGTATCTTCTAAAAGAAAAGCAGCCATTGGAGTCATTCTGTGTTTGTTTAATAATCAGTgagagacaaagacagaatgTATCTCTTGCTGATAAAATCCCTTTGTAAGGTTAAGTAATTGTTATATAGGTTatgctcagaaaattaatattactttggcATATCCAGTAGTTGATCAAGATCGACCCCCCGGAAGGTAAACTTCCTGAAGGTCCTCTTCTTCTTCTGGGTTTCATCTGcctgcaaaaaaataaaaaaaggataattTTAGATGACAATCGTGTATGTGAtacatcaatattttctaacaaTATACTTTAAAAACCGAATAAAATGTATGGTTTGTGCAATTACGCTTTGCATTATGGATGTGTGAGAATTTCTtggatttaatattataaattttttaaactcacTTCAGCCATGCTTGCAATTTCTGCGTCACTTTCGGTACAGAGATCTAACCAAAGAAAGATGGTGGAAGATAGAGAACAAATCGTGATAGGAGGTTGGAGTCAGGGGGGAAACATTCGTTTATGCAGTGGTTAAGGCCAAAGGCTATaggggcctcgcacatgaaatgcataacgtaacataaGCGCAACGTAAGTctgatgggccaatgagcatccagcagttgccatattgatttacataaattttcattggtctatcgttcttatgttgtgcttatgttataggcttgttttctattcctgcactagactgcactggaaccttcttgctttcgctaacttttaaacatctatctattttattttaagtgtatgtacagtgcgttgcattgatgcctggggtaccgattttaaggaccacgtttctttcttgattatttttatgttcatgactgaatgttgcggtgatcgttgacagcagcatttggtcatgaaagtaaaaataactaagaaagaaacgtggtccttaaaatcggtaccccaggcatcaatgcaacgcactgtacacccatggaatttgattctgtccatgggaaaatttttcaaactgagaagtcgctgtctttctacatacttacagtttatgattaacgtaacgaccaataaaacctagtcgttacattaatcataaactgcgggtatgtagaaagtggtgacttctcagtagaatcctatataaagaaagaagcgacattgatgtccaaagctctgattggtaatctgattgatatttGATTGGCTAAGcaagcagccatattgtgaccacagctgtttgcagaataaTACGAATAGTGTTTGATGAcattagagcggtcccaaaatagCGGTGGAgaactcaattggatactaaggttgtggtgggggttcgatgtcgcttctctctttatataggactctagttctcagtttagaaaatttccccatggacagaatcaaatagtgttttcgattgggaaaaaattagtgcgcaccagtgcgcactcagttcacgccaacactggacaagttccatgagttgcactgaatagtgcaaatggaaaagaacacgcccaaattttcagtgcaagtgtcacttgagttaattataatagatcacgcaaaaaaaaagtaacctcgaaaaagtaatctcgtgctcattaagtaatgatttttactatatgtaattaaatagtatataatcattaaaaaaatgttattatattacatcaagtaattaattaaattttaaaaaaggtataaaatcgatgtacttgtataaaagatataacacttacggtatcattatccatttttttcacacatgctacataatttacagtttttgggaTCATTCTTCTAGTTtggaagattgcaattattttttcttttttgcttgaactagaagaagattccaaaaatgtctccaaaatattaaaaagatccaaatccggattgctcattttttcaaatttgaaactttgtacGTTATtgcttatagcgtttttcattgggaaaactagtgcgcactgaatgtgcacttgctgtaggtaattgggcgtttccgttggcaccgtcatcgcgcgaaccgaaacgtccaattgccagcggtaagtgcacactcagtgcgcactagatttcccaatgaaaaacgctattacaataatgcactgatgcttgcatgcatccagtgcactgaactggcacggtcaaaatatctcgtgccacttagtgcgcactgagtgcgcattatgcgagtgtcgtgcgttcaaacgaacacgtgacactagccaagtgcgcattggcactgccaatcgaacacgcgtctgacactgagtgcagccagtgcatcccaatcgaaaacgctaatagcgtttttcattgggaaaactagtgcgcactgaatgtgcacttgctgaaggtaattgggcgtttccgttggcaccgtcatcgtgcgaaccgaaacgtccaattgccagcggtgagtgcacactcagtgcgcactagatttcccaatgaaaaacgctataaaagTCTTTGGGTGTACGTTCAGTTGATCGGAATAAAGGTAAAATTGAAGGAAAGCAAAACGAGTTGACCGAAGATTAAACTGCGTTCAAAATTGAACGAAGTTCACATGAACTCTGAGTTGAACCACATTGGAGGAAACGGGCattagtatccaattgagtcctccaccgccattttgggaccgctctaacgtcatcaaacactattcgtatcattctgcaacaactgtgttcacaatatggctgctcgcttagccaatcaagtatcaatcagattaccaatcagagcttcggacatcaatgtcgcttctctctttatataggactctaatctCTTATGTAAATTTTGTAGACAGCGTTTGTGGCGTCCTCGCTGTACCACCCTAGGCCAAATGGAACTATTAAGCAATATTTGTCGGTAAAATGGTTGATAAATCTCGCATGGTACATACTGGTTCATCGTTTCCAGAACATTCCGGAATATTTCGTTCACTTTGTTTTCGTTACATGTGCAACGCAGAACGTGCGCGGatctatatttcaatatatttcaaaagtattcAGCAGTGTTCAGCAGTGTTCAACAGTGTTCAGATTTTGTccggaaagaagagaaagaagtagTTTAGAGGCCTACCCGTACAACCTATTGATAAGGtaagtgaattttattatataacctaAAATAATCTCAAAGAAAACAACCAAAccaataactaaaaaaattttttattgcagcgTTAATTCCGCGACTGGTATTCAATCAGAGGCTATTAATTTCTGTCAGCTTGaagaatgtattaataaatggaCCTTGGAGTTGAAAAAGCAAGATAAAGTACTTGTAAATCAAGCGACACAAGTTGATGCTTGGGACAAATGGTTGATAACAGTTGATAACAAATGGGGAGAAAATACTAATGCTGAATCAAGAAATTGAAAGAGTGAAAATCGAGTAGCAGCAATTGGATTACGTTGTAagttatatttgtacattttcaattatataaacatgtttatacaatattgaaataaataacttcaattactaaatttt
The window above is part of the Solenopsis invicta isolate M01_SB chromosome 8, UNIL_Sinv_3.0, whole genome shotgun sequence genome. Proteins encoded here:
- the LOC105207383 gene encoding rabenosyn-5 — encoded protein: MAGNDVVLEGFICPICITDFKAPSHLTKHFEEVHNDDPEILRSLKDLFGKAKKKILKQDDISETFPSAIPQDKRRSPEINWGPQEIGAITSHTKYFKDIRNARLERYAYETNKLLIRLDKLLNNLPSDPVDRKAHERTIVPWIDEKDVKLCPNCAKSFHLARRKHHCRLCGAVMCHNCTVFLSLNNARKMTSPVSIQDDSAASPTSERLFSERVTRTGFSKLARSPSNGSLNSILSLVNDSASSEQHFRICTHCINLLDAREIQKAKQFDKPIVCEFYEKMREYMSEASQHLEMYNKMWESLKEGETTYGLEDAQSLRIRLAKLGENIDATSKKILVLGVKKNTDNSMQEAFGPELRLYQMVRTSAMIFLKEELLTLQPLPSAEEYVALQEERQKRIEARIAYERQLEEEREKPKEPRKKDTWNLDSSSSLKINQAQAMVTQSQGWGPSYTTPIMSSSMDPIIEQMSNLRAYIKQARTDCKYDEVATLENNLRELQSAYFTMKQSNNNDG
- the LOC105207378 gene encoding 40S ribosomal protein S15; translated protein: MAEADETQKKKRTFRKFTFRGVDLDQLLDMPNEQLMDLMHARARRRFSHGLKRKSMALVKKLRKAKKETPPNEKPEIVKTHLRNMIIVPEMVGSIVGVYNGKTFNQVEIKPEMIGHYLGEFSVTYKPVKHGRPGIGATHSSRFIPLK